The following coding sequences are from one Streptomyces dengpaensis window:
- a CDS encoding ATP-binding protein: MSRAAGRVNIDGMPEAAALPLDDPRPPRKLYRSSDGRWLGGVARGLAGHLGLPVVWVRLVFVGLFMADGLGALLYAAFWFFVPLGVGGVGAQRPPAFVSTETAPDGRRRLVARKPDKGQILALLLMVVVALVFVGNVNLGGGATAYLWPTVLVGAGVALVWRQADNARRARWMEVGRRRRRTLTLLRSAVGVLLVTAGVTGIFVLQGSAAHLGSVLQAALAVLVGIALLAGPYLVRMTQDLSEERLMRIRAQERAEVAAHVHDSVLHTLTLIQRSADNGNEVRRLARAQERDLRAWLYKPEGTGKDEADEPDTLAEAVRRHAAEVEDKHGVPIEVVVVGDCPLDEGLTAQMQAAREAMVNAAKYGGEGGAVQVYAEVEGRTVFVSVRDRGPGFDLDAIPVDRMGVRESIIGRMERNGGTARLRAVPDGGTEVELEMERAEKTS, translated from the coding sequence ATGTCCCGGGCCGCCGGGCGTGTGAACATCGATGGCATGCCGGAAGCCGCAGCCCTGCCCCTCGACGACCCGCGGCCCCCGCGCAAGCTCTACCGCAGCAGCGACGGACGCTGGCTCGGAGGCGTGGCGCGAGGGCTCGCCGGGCATCTCGGACTGCCCGTCGTGTGGGTGCGGCTCGTGTTCGTCGGACTGTTCATGGCCGACGGTCTGGGGGCGCTGCTGTACGCCGCGTTCTGGTTCTTCGTGCCGCTCGGCGTCGGCGGAGTCGGCGCCCAGCGGCCACCGGCATTCGTCAGCACCGAGACCGCCCCGGACGGCCGCCGCAGACTCGTGGCCCGTAAGCCCGACAAGGGCCAGATCCTCGCGCTGCTCCTCATGGTCGTCGTGGCCCTGGTCTTCGTCGGCAATGTGAACCTCGGCGGGGGAGCCACGGCCTATCTGTGGCCGACGGTCCTCGTCGGCGCGGGCGTCGCCCTGGTCTGGCGCCAGGCGGACAACGCGCGGCGGGCCCGCTGGATGGAGGTCGGCCGCCGTCGTCGTCGTACGCTCACGCTGCTGCGTTCCGCGGTGGGCGTCCTGCTCGTCACCGCGGGCGTCACGGGGATATTCGTGCTCCAGGGCTCCGCGGCCCACCTCGGCTCCGTGCTGCAGGCCGCGCTCGCTGTCCTGGTCGGCATAGCGCTGCTCGCCGGTCCCTATCTTGTGCGCATGACCCAGGACCTCTCCGAGGAGCGCCTGATGCGCATCCGCGCCCAGGAGCGGGCCGAGGTCGCAGCCCATGTCCACGACTCCGTGCTGCACACCCTGACCCTGATCCAGCGCAGCGCGGACAACGGCAATGAGGTACGACGGCTGGCCCGCGCCCAGGAGCGCGACCTGCGGGCCTGGCTCTACAAGCCGGAGGGCACAGGGAAGGACGAGGCCGACGAGCCCGACACCCTCGCCGAGGCGGTCCGCCGCCATGCCGCGGAGGTCGAGGACAAGCACGGCGTCCCCATCGAGGTCGTGGTCGTCGGCGACTGCCCGCTCGACGAGGGCCTGACCGCACAGATGCAGGCCGCGCGGGAAGCCATGGTGAACGCGGCCAAGTACGGTGGCGAGGGCGGCGCCGTACAGGTCTACGCCGAAGTCGAGGGCAGGACGGTCTTCGTGTCCGTCCGCGACCGCGGCCCCGGCTTCGACCTCGACGCGATACCCGTCGACCGCATGGGCGTCAGAGAATCGATCATCGGCCGCATGGAGCGCAACGGCGGCACGGCGCGACTGCGCGCGGTGCCGGACGGCGGCACGGAGGTCGAGCTGGAGATGGAGAGGGCGGAGAAGACGTCATGA
- a CDS encoding PspC domain-containing protein, whose product MTDQQHAAAEPDPGPGPGAPPPGTGPRDAVPPAPGPAEGEEPRAHEDPTGPTDRTDPTEPADSVPSAPADPSAAPGEPGAGGPEAPEVPRKFRRDHRQKMLGGVCAGLGRHCDMDPVIFRIVLAVLSATGGIGLIFYGFVWLFVPYDDEEENEVRKLLTGRVDGQALAAVLFALVGCGVFLSMLNNGGVLTFAVVLSLLLAGAGYWSQQRGAPDPLAAQAVADAPPEAQAPPVPDSYPSWWRDPIVKDGSHVGGTGYLWGPKDARDRDVAAAINIARGTTRPDLRGTREPRPQGPRWIGGKLFLLTLLAGGLGTGLTWDDHTLGTSLQTGLACALIVLGLGIAVSAFLGRTGAGSIILAVLISALLGASAALPKDITTHWIRTEWTPTATADVQQTYDLGTGVGTLDLTRLDLAKGQTVTTTAEVGVGQLKVLVPEDVTVKLNVDVGVGDIQLPGDDKKDVDVEPGKSKQVTLIPTTADQNGGTLNLDLHVGVGQAEVTRATS is encoded by the coding sequence ATGACAGATCAGCAGCACGCGGCAGCGGAGCCGGACCCCGGCCCCGGCCCGGGCGCCCCTCCCCCGGGCACCGGGCCGCGGGACGCCGTGCCGCCGGCCCCGGGCCCCGCCGAAGGTGAGGAGCCGCGCGCGCACGAGGACCCGACCGGGCCCACGGATCGGACCGACCCCACCGAGCCCGCGGACTCGGTCCCCTCGGCACCCGCGGACCCGTCCGCCGCCCCCGGCGAACCCGGCGCCGGCGGACCCGAGGCCCCCGAGGTCCCGCGCAAGTTCCGGCGCGACCACCGGCAGAAGATGCTGGGCGGAGTGTGCGCCGGACTCGGCCGGCACTGCGACATGGACCCGGTGATCTTCCGGATCGTGCTCGCGGTGCTCTCCGCGACCGGCGGCATCGGCCTCATCTTCTACGGCTTCGTGTGGCTGTTCGTCCCGTACGACGACGAGGAGGAGAACGAGGTACGCAAGCTGCTCACCGGCCGCGTCGACGGCCAGGCACTCGCGGCCGTGCTCTTCGCGCTCGTCGGCTGCGGAGTGTTCCTCTCCATGCTCAACAACGGCGGAGTGCTGACCTTCGCCGTCGTCCTCTCCCTCCTCCTGGCCGGCGCGGGGTACTGGTCGCAGCAGCGCGGCGCCCCCGACCCGCTCGCCGCCCAGGCGGTCGCCGACGCCCCGCCCGAGGCGCAGGCGCCGCCCGTCCCCGACTCGTACCCCTCCTGGTGGCGCGACCCGATCGTCAAGGACGGATCGCATGTGGGCGGCACCGGCTACCTGTGGGGCCCGAAGGACGCCAGGGACCGTGACGTAGCGGCGGCGATCAACATCGCCCGCGGCACCACCCGCCCCGACCTGCGCGGTACTCGCGAGCCGAGGCCCCAGGGCCCGCGCTGGATCGGCGGCAAGCTGTTCCTCCTCACCCTCCTGGCGGGCGGCCTGGGCACGGGCCTGACGTGGGACGACCACACACTCGGCACCAGCCTGCAGACCGGTCTGGCCTGCGCGCTGATCGTGCTGGGCCTGGGCATAGCCGTCAGCGCCTTCCTCGGACGCACCGGCGCGGGCTCCATCATCCTGGCCGTGCTCATCTCGGCCCTGCTGGGCGCGTCGGCGGCACTGCCCAAGGACATCACCACCCACTGGATACGCACCGAATGGACGCCCACCGCCACGGCCGACGTCCAACAGACCTACGACCTCGGCACGGGCGTAGGCACCCTGGACCTCACCCGCCTGGACCTCGCCAAGGGCCAGACGGTGACGACGACCGCGGAAGTGGGCGTGGGCCAACTCAAGGTCCTGGTCCCCGAGGACGTCACCGTGAAGCTGAACGTGGACGTGGGCGTCGGCGACATCCAACTGCCGGGCGACGACAAGAAGGATGTGGACGTGGAGCCGGGCAAGAGCAAGCAGGTGACGCTGATACCCACGACCGCCGACCAGAACGGCGGCACGCTGAACCTCGACCTGCACGTCGGCGTGGGACAGGCGGAGGTGACCCGTGCTACGTCATGA
- a CDS encoding DoxX family protein yields the protein MTHGMRTDTHTPYLDERRDWRDTATRYALLPLRVFLGVTFIYAGLDKLTDSAFMKESGAGSIGDMMRTVRDSSAIPALVDLSLKNPVGFGYAIAFGELAVGIGILIGLLARLAALGGALISLSLWLTVSWATDPYYYGNDLAYLMAWLPFVLAGASVFSVDAALRARRRQGAGGYR from the coding sequence ATGACGCACGGTATGCGCACGGATACGCACACCCCCTACCTCGATGAGAGGCGGGACTGGCGGGACACAGCCACCCGTTACGCACTGCTCCCCCTACGCGTCTTCCTCGGCGTCACTTTCATCTACGCCGGCCTGGACAAACTCACCGACAGCGCCTTCATGAAGGAATCGGGCGCCGGCTCGATCGGGGACATGATGCGCACGGTCCGCGACTCGTCGGCCATCCCGGCCCTGGTCGACCTGTCCCTGAAGAACCCCGTCGGCTTCGGCTACGCGATCGCCTTCGGTGAACTGGCCGTCGGCATCGGCATCCTGATCGGCCTGCTGGCCCGCCTCGCCGCGCTGGGCGGCGCGCTCATCTCGCTGAGCCTGTGGCTGACAGTGAGCTGGGCGACCGATCCCTACTACTACGGCAACGACCTCGCCTACCTGATGGCTTGGCTGCCGTTCGTCCTCGCCGGTGCTTCGGTCTTCTCGGTGGACGCGGCCCTGCGAGCCCGGCGCCGGCAAGGCGCCGGGGGTTATCGCTAG
- a CDS encoding DUF4429 domain-containing protein, which yields MAEIIQRDGTWAFDGSTVRITPGLRRSVPLFRQTYGEIAVPLEAISGIVYEPERKRGRLRLRLREGADPLLQATGGRLPDAADPYKLTVDIDRSGVAEYIAEEIRHALLLEQIPKEPAKAYLLSGPPVPVSVRSSDGTVSFDGAQVRIDWADTSDRVKRATGPRIIAIGDLVQVEWLPNSGYEDGFMRFVTREAAFSKLPPEKDPYALDLWGSARRDLLTALVATAVTARLPHPSTRTGEYADRPQLAASVPPPADHHDVLLRRLRELGELHRDGVLTDEEFAATKAAVLRGF from the coding sequence ATGGCCGAGATCATCCAGCGCGACGGGACCTGGGCCTTCGACGGCAGCACGGTCAGGATCACGCCGGGACTCCGCCGGTCCGTGCCGCTGTTCCGGCAGACGTACGGAGAGATCGCCGTCCCCCTGGAGGCGATCTCAGGCATCGTCTACGAACCTGAACGCAAGCGCGGCCGCCTGCGCCTCAGGCTCCGCGAGGGCGCCGACCCGCTGCTGCAGGCGACCGGGGGCCGGCTGCCCGATGCGGCCGACCCCTACAAGCTCACGGTCGACATCGACCGTTCCGGGGTCGCCGAGTACATCGCCGAGGAGATCCGGCATGCCCTGCTCCTGGAGCAGATCCCCAAGGAACCGGCCAAAGCCTATCTCCTCTCCGGCCCGCCCGTCCCGGTGTCCGTCCGTTCCAGCGACGGCACCGTCTCCTTCGACGGCGCGCAGGTGCGGATCGACTGGGCGGACACCTCCGACCGGGTCAAGCGGGCGACGGGGCCGCGGATCATCGCCATCGGCGACCTCGTGCAGGTCGAGTGGCTGCCCAACTCCGGTTACGAGGACGGCTTCATGCGCTTCGTGACGCGCGAGGCGGCCTTCTCCAAGCTGCCGCCCGAGAAGGACCCGTACGCCCTCGACCTGTGGGGCAGCGCCCGCCGCGACCTGCTCACCGCGCTCGTCGCCACCGCGGTCACCGCACGCCTGCCGCATCCGTCCACCCGCACGGGCGAGTACGCCGACCGCCCGCAACTCGCCGCCTCCGTACCGCCCCCGGCCGACCACCACGACGTACTCCTGCGTCGTCTGCGGGAGTTGGGCGAGCTGCACCGCGACGGGGTGCTGACGGACGAGGAGTTCGCCGCCACGAAGGCGGCGGTCCTGCGGGGCTTCTAG
- a CDS encoding class II aldolase/adducin family protein, with protein sequence MHGPTPPLPLPTDRLRFAMPPMHESSEDERRHRKERLAGALRIFGRLGFEDGVSGHITARDPEYSDCFWVNPFGMPFKHVTVSDLVMANQDGQVIEGRYHVNQAAFTVHAQVHAARPDVVAVAHCHSVHGRALSALGDLLDPITQESCAFYEDHALYDAYTGVAVDAEEGRRIAAALDTRKALVLRNHGLLTVGDSVDAAAWWFLSMERSSQVQLTARAAGRPIIIDHKQAVATREQLGGDLVAWINYQPLWQDISRSEPDLLS encoded by the coding sequence ATGCACGGGCCCACCCCGCCCCTTCCCCTGCCCACCGACCGGCTGCGGTTCGCCATGCCGCCGATGCACGAGTCGTCGGAGGACGAGCGGCGGCACCGCAAGGAACGGCTGGCCGGGGCGCTGCGGATCTTCGGGCGGCTTGGATTCGAGGACGGGGTCTCCGGGCACATCACGGCGCGCGACCCGGAGTACAGCGACTGCTTCTGGGTGAACCCTTTCGGGATGCCGTTCAAGCACGTCACCGTGAGCGACCTCGTCATGGCCAACCAGGACGGACAGGTGATCGAGGGCCGCTACCACGTGAACCAGGCGGCGTTCACCGTCCACGCCCAGGTTCACGCCGCCCGCCCCGACGTCGTCGCCGTCGCCCACTGCCACTCCGTACACGGGCGCGCCCTGTCCGCGCTCGGTGATCTGCTCGACCCGATCACCCAGGAGAGCTGCGCGTTCTACGAGGACCACGCGCTGTACGACGCGTACACGGGCGTCGCCGTCGACGCCGAGGAGGGCCGCCGGATCGCCGCCGCGCTCGACACCCGCAAGGCGCTCGTCCTGCGCAACCACGGGCTGCTGACGGTGGGCGACTCGGTGGACGCGGCGGCCTGGTGGTTCCTGTCCATGGAGCGCTCCAGCCAGGTTCAGCTCACCGCGCGGGCCGCCGGCAGGCCGATCATCATCGACCACAAGCAGGCGGTCGCGACACGCGAACAGCTTGGCGGCGACCTGGTGGCGTGGATCAACTACCAGCCGCTGTGGCAGGACATCAGCCGCAGCGAACCCGACCTGCTCAGTTAG
- a CDS encoding pyridoxamine 5'-phosphate oxidase family protein, with product MSHTNSAHATNWAAFTSAEPALAKTVEDRFGTFTHHILATLRKDGSPRTTGLEVRFLDGELWLGMMPNSLKALDLRRDPRFTLQANPGSGTDMGGGDVRISGRAIETGDDDPAAKAAYVKEVEPPEPFHLFRTELTEVVRTYVKDDTYLVVEIWKPGEPVRTLRRK from the coding sequence ATGAGCCACACGAACTCTGCGCACGCGACGAACTGGGCGGCCTTCACCTCCGCGGAACCGGCCCTCGCCAAGACGGTCGAGGACCGCTTTGGGACCTTCACGCACCACATCCTGGCGACCCTCCGCAAGGACGGTTCCCCCCGCACCACCGGCCTCGAGGTGCGGTTTCTGGACGGCGAGCTGTGGCTCGGCATGATGCCGAACTCCCTCAAGGCCCTCGACCTGCGCCGCGACCCGCGCTTCACGCTCCAGGCGAATCCGGGGTCGGGCACGGACATGGGCGGCGGGGACGTCCGGATCAGCGGGCGGGCGATCGAGACCGGCGACGACGATCCGGCTGCGAAGGCCGCGTACGTGAAAGAGGTGGAACCGCCGGAGCCGTTCCACCTCTTCCGCACCGAGCTGACGGAGGTCGTACGGACCTACGTCAAGGACGACACGTATCTGGTCGTCGAGATCTGGAAGCCAGGAGAGCCGGTGCGCACTCTCAGGCGGAAGTAG
- the guaA gene encoding glutamine-hydrolyzing GMP synthase — protein sequence MSSATPAAAAPDTVLVVDFGAQYAQLIARRVREARVYSEIVPSTTPVAEMLAKNPAAIILSGGPSSVYAEGAPRLDREIFESGVPVFGMCYGFQLMATTLGGTVDNTGAREYGRTPLYVSKSGSTLFEGTPDEQPVWMSHGDACSAAPEGFTVTASTDVVPVAAFENDEKKLYGVQHHPEVMHSTYGQQVLEHFLYRGAGLTPSWTTGNVIEEQVAAIREQVGTKRAICGLSGGVDSAVAAALVQKAIGSQLTCVYVDHGLMRKGETEQVEKDFVAATGVQLKVVDAQERFLDALAGVSDPEEKRKIIGREFIRVFEQAQAEIIVEAAEGEDVAFLVQGTLYPDVVESGGGTGTANIKSHHNVGGLPEDLEFELVEPLRKLFKDEVRMVGQELGLPEEIVQRQPFPGPGLGIRIVGEVTKERLDLLREADAIAREELTAAGLDRDIWQCPVVLLADVRSVGVQGDGRTYGHPIVLRPVSSEDAMTADWSRLPYDVLAKISTRITNEVADVNRVVLDVTSKPPGTIEWE from the coding sequence GTGTCATCAGCGACTCCCGCTGCCGCCGCCCCCGACACCGTCCTGGTCGTCGACTTCGGCGCGCAGTACGCCCAGCTCATCGCCCGTCGCGTCCGCGAGGCCCGGGTCTACAGCGAGATCGTGCCCAGCACCACGCCGGTCGCGGAGATGCTCGCCAAGAACCCGGCGGCGATCATCCTCTCCGGCGGCCCGTCGTCGGTGTACGCGGAGGGCGCCCCGCGCCTGGACCGCGAGATCTTCGAGTCCGGTGTCCCCGTCTTCGGCATGTGCTACGGCTTCCAGCTGATGGCGACGACCCTCGGCGGCACGGTCGACAACACCGGCGCCCGCGAGTACGGCCGTACGCCGCTGTACGTCTCGAAGTCCGGCTCCACCCTGTTCGAGGGCACCCCGGACGAGCAGCCGGTGTGGATGTCGCACGGCGACGCCTGCTCCGCCGCCCCCGAGGGCTTCACGGTCACGGCCTCCACGGACGTCGTCCCGGTCGCGGCCTTCGAGAACGACGAGAAGAAGCTGTACGGGGTCCAGCACCACCCCGAGGTCATGCACTCCACGTACGGCCAGCAGGTGCTCGAACACTTCCTGTACCGGGGCGCGGGGCTCACCCCGTCCTGGACCACCGGCAATGTGATCGAGGAGCAGGTCGCGGCCATCCGCGAGCAGGTCGGCACCAAGCGCGCCATCTGCGGGCTGTCCGGCGGTGTGGACTCCGCCGTCGCCGCGGCCCTCGTGCAGAAGGCCATCGGCTCCCAGCTGACCTGCGTGTACGTCGACCACGGTCTGATGCGCAAGGGCGAGACCGAGCAGGTCGAGAAGGACTTCGTCGCGGCCACCGGCGTCCAGCTGAAGGTCGTGGACGCGCAGGAGCGGTTCCTCGACGCGCTGGCCGGGGTCTCCGACCCCGAGGAGAAGCGGAAGATCATCGGCCGGGAGTTCATCCGGGTCTTCGAGCAGGCGCAGGCGGAGATCATCGTCGAGGCCGCGGAGGGCGAGGACGTCGCCTTCCTGGTGCAGGGCACGCTCTACCCGGACGTGGTCGAGTCCGGTGGCGGCACCGGCACGGCCAACATCAAGTCCCACCACAACGTGGGCGGCCTCCCCGAGGACCTCGAGTTCGAGCTCGTCGAGCCGCTGCGCAAGCTCTTCAAGGACGAGGTCCGGATGGTCGGCCAGGAGCTCGGCCTGCCGGAGGAGATCGTCCAGCGCCAGCCGTTCCCGGGCCCCGGCCTCGGCATCCGTATCGTCGGTGAGGTCACCAAGGAGCGTCTGGACCTGCTCCGCGAGGCCGACGCCATCGCCCGCGAGGAGCTGACGGCCGCCGGCCTCGACCGCGACATCTGGCAGTGCCCGGTGGTCCTGCTCGCGGACGTCCGCAGCGTGGGCGTCCAGGGCGACGGCCGGACGTACGGCCACCCGATCGTGCTCCGTCCGGTGTCGAGCGAGGACGCGATGACGGCCGACTGGTCCCGTCTCCCGTACGACGTCCTCGCCAAGATCTCGACGCGGATCACGAACGAGGTCGCGGACGTCAACCGGGTGGTCCTCGACGTGACGTCGAAGCCGCCGGGGACCATCGAGTGGGAGTAG
- a CDS encoding chorismate mutase has translation MADVLDKTGARTDEAADVITGARERIDALDDRIIGLVQERMAVSAVIQEARISSGGRRVNLSREMEVLGHYRDALGKPGTSLAMTLLELCRGRI, from the coding sequence ATGGCCGACGTACTCGACAAGACCGGCGCCCGCACCGACGAGGCCGCCGACGTGATCACCGGCGCGCGCGAGCGCATCGACGCTCTCGACGACCGGATCATCGGTCTCGTCCAGGAACGGATGGCCGTCTCGGCGGTGATCCAGGAGGCCCGGATCTCCTCCGGCGGACGCCGGGTGAACCTCTCGCGCGAGATGGAGGTTCTCGGCCACTACAGGGACGCCCTGGGCAAGCCGGGTACGTCGCTGGCCATGACGCTGCTGGAGCTGTGCCGAGGCAGGATCTGA
- a CDS encoding LAETG motif-containing sortase-dependent surface protein — MKLRRAMAAAAATAVIAPLALLSAPTAFATDETPSTSTSSPAADESTPAADDSTPAADESTPAADDSTPAADESTPAADESTPAADESTPADDESSPAASPSPSESAPEDDVDLCVDEDGNDLTQLSDDLTSGLSGLPETIVAGSGWTNFRFNVSNKGDHDIEDIAPMIGVAAIGWDEKDYSGEITVQVLDKASGQWREVAGAAGEGGTFTSFSLGADQSTSYQLRLRVSGKVPDAIGVTGGFAQYSDESGCWIADDPNGWLYFFDVLAAGSDAGNPPDAKPQTGGQTEIEEVKAVEATGSLAETGSNSALPIIGLVGGVAVVAGAGAVFVVRRRNSGAATA; from the coding sequence ATGAAGCTTCGCCGTGCCATGGCCGCTGCGGCTGCGACGGCCGTCATAGCCCCGCTGGCGCTGTTGTCGGCGCCGACCGCGTTCGCGACGGACGAGACTCCGAGCACGTCGACGAGCAGCCCGGCGGCCGACGAAAGCACCCCCGCCGCTGACGACAGCACCCCCGCGGCGGACGAGAGCACTCCCGCCGCTGACGACAGCACCCCCGCGGCGGACGAGAGCACCCCTGCCGCCGACGAGAGCACCCCGGCGGCGGACGAGAGCACTCCCGCCGACGACGAGAGCAGCCCCGCGGCCTCGCCGAGCCCCAGCGAGAGCGCCCCGGAGGACGACGTCGACCTGTGCGTCGACGAGGACGGCAACGACCTCACGCAGCTCAGCGACGACCTGACGAGCGGCCTGTCGGGCCTGCCGGAGACGATCGTCGCGGGCAGCGGCTGGACCAACTTCCGGTTCAACGTCTCCAACAAGGGTGACCACGACATCGAGGACATCGCCCCGATGATCGGCGTCGCGGCGATCGGCTGGGACGAGAAGGACTACTCCGGCGAGATCACCGTCCAGGTCCTCGACAAGGCCAGCGGTCAGTGGCGTGAGGTCGCCGGTGCCGCGGGCGAGGGTGGCACGTTCACCTCGTTCTCGCTCGGCGCGGACCAGTCGACCTCGTACCAGCTGCGGCTGCGTGTCAGCGGCAAGGTGCCGGACGCCATCGGCGTGACCGGTGGATTCGCCCAGTACTCGGACGAGAGCGGCTGCTGGATCGCCGACGACCCGAACGGCTGGCTCTACTTCTTCGACGTCCTCGCCGCCGGCTCCGACGCGGGCAACCCGCCCGACGCCAAGCCGCAGACCGGCGGTCAGACGGAGATCGAGGAGGTCAAGGCGGTGGAAGCCACCGGCAGCCTCGCCGAGACCGGCTCCAACTCCGCCCTGCCGATCATCGGCCTCGTCGGCGGTGTCGCCGTCGTCGCCGGTGCCGGTGCGGTGTTCGTGGTCCGTCGCCGCAACTCGGGTGCCGCGACCGCGTAA
- a CDS encoding GMC family oxidoreductase N-terminal domain-containing protein, with amino-acid sequence MSQESSVPEQDNGKQDHAKRDNEPAYDYDVIVVGSGFGGSVTALRLTEKGYSVGVLEAGRRFTRDTLPKNSWDLKNYLWAPKLGMYGIQRIHLLGNVMVLAGAGVGGGSLNYANTLYVPPKPFFDDPQWKDITDWQEELKPYYDQAQRMLGVRLNPTMTPSDVHLKAAAQRMGVGDTFHMTPVGVFFGDGKDSDGAAKAKPGEQVADPYFGGAGPSRNACTECGECMTGCRHGAKNTLNENYLHLAEKAGAVVHPMTTVVSVTDDSQGGYAVATLPTDAKKKGNGRLFTARRVVLAAGTYGTQTLLHRMKANGQLPYLSHRLGVLTRTNSEALVGAQTTDRRYRKAHGTPKADFTQGVAITSSVHPDENTHIEPVRYGKGSNSMGGLTILQVPYAESSSRVMAWLANVARHPLLVARSLSKRRWSERTIIGLVMQSLDNSLTTYLKPKGVGKGLLTARQGHGAPNPKQIKAASEAASALAAEINGFAGSNIGELMGTPLTAHFLGGCPIGGSPETGVIDPYHRLYGHPGISVVDGAAVSANLGVNPSLTITAQAERAMSYWPNKGEADPRPAPGAAYERLKPVEPLQPAVPADAFGALKLPFLGMPTVPPKP; translated from the coding sequence GTGTCACAGGAGAGCTCTGTCCCCGAGCAGGACAACGGGAAGCAGGACCACGCGAAGCGGGACAACGAGCCGGCGTACGACTATGACGTCATCGTCGTAGGCTCCGGCTTCGGCGGCTCCGTCACCGCCCTGCGTCTGACGGAGAAGGGGTACAGCGTCGGCGTCCTCGAAGCGGGCCGCCGCTTCACCCGCGACACGCTCCCCAAGAACTCCTGGGACCTGAAGAACTACCTCTGGGCCCCGAAGCTCGGCATGTACGGCATCCAGCGCATCCATCTGCTGGGCAACGTGATGGTGCTGGCGGGCGCGGGCGTCGGCGGCGGTTCCCTGAACTACGCCAACACCCTCTACGTACCGCCGAAGCCGTTCTTCGACGACCCGCAGTGGAAGGACATCACCGACTGGCAGGAGGAGTTGAAGCCGTACTACGACCAGGCGCAGCGCATGCTCGGCGTACGGCTCAACCCGACCATGACCCCGTCCGACGTGCACCTGAAGGCGGCGGCGCAGCGGATGGGTGTGGGCGACACCTTCCACATGACCCCGGTCGGCGTTTTCTTCGGTGACGGCAAGGACTCCGACGGGGCGGCGAAGGCGAAGCCGGGCGAGCAGGTGGCCGACCCGTACTTCGGCGGCGCCGGCCCGTCCCGCAACGCCTGCACCGAGTGCGGTGAGTGCATGACGGGATGCCGGCACGGCGCGAAGAACACCCTCAACGAGAACTACCTCCACCTCGCCGAGAAGGCGGGCGCGGTCGTGCACCCCATGACGACCGTCGTGTCCGTCACCGATGACTCGCAGGGCGGCTACGCGGTCGCCACCCTGCCGACGGACGCGAAGAAGAAGGGCAACGGGCGGCTCTTCACGGCCCGCCGGGTCGTCCTCGCCGCCGGTACGTACGGTACGCAGACGCTCCTGCACCGCATGAAGGCGAACGGCCAACTGCCTTATCTCTCGCACCGGTTGGGCGTGCTGACCCGTACCAACTCCGAGGCGCTCGTGGGCGCGCAGACCACCGACCGCCGCTACCGCAAGGCGCACGGCACGCCGAAGGCCGACTTCACGCAGGGCGTGGCGATCACGTCCTCGGTCCACCCGGACGAGAACACGCACATCGAGCCGGTCCGCTACGGCAAGGGCTCGAACTCGATGGGCGGCCTGACGATCCTCCAGGTCCCCTACGCGGAGAGTTCCTCCCGCGTGATGGCCTGGCTGGCGAACGTGGCCCGGCACCCGTTGCTGGTGGCGCGTTCCCTCTCCAAGCGCCGCTGGTCGGAGCGGACCATCATCGGCCTGGTGATGCAGTCGCTGGACAACTCCCTGACGACGTACCTGAAGCCGAAGGGCGTGGGGAAGGGGCTGCTGACCGCGCGCCAGGGGCACGGCGCGCCCAACCCCAAGCAGATCAAGGCCGCTTCGGAGGCCGCCTCCGCGCTCGCCGCCGAGATCAACGGCTTCGCGGGCAGCAACATAGGCGAGCTGATGGGCACCCCGCTCACCGCGCACTTCCTCGGCGGCTGCCCGATCGGCGGCTCGCCCGAGACGGGCGTGATCGACCCGTACCACCGGCTGTACGGCCACCCGGGCATCTCGGTGGTCGACGGCGCGGCGGTGTCGGCGAACCTGGGGGTCAACCCGTCCCTGACCATCACCGCCCAGGCCGAGCGCGCGATGTCGTACTGGCCCAACAAGGGCGAGGCCGACCCCCGTCCGGCGCCCGGAGCGGCGTACGAGCGCCTCAAGCCGGTCGAGCCGCTCCAGCCCGCCGTGCCCGCGGACGCGTTCGGCGCGCTGAAGCTGCCGTTCCTGGGGATGCCGACGGTGCCGCCGAAGCCGTAA